A window of Candidatus Zixiibacteriota bacterium genomic DNA:
CCCATGGCAAAAAAAGCCGGTTTGTTTTCACGAATGAAGCTTCCCGATGGCCGCCTGATTGTTAAGGATAATATCAAAGTTAAACAGGCAGATAACCTTCAGAGCGAAATCGATTCATTCATTGGGGCAATAAAAGGCGAACATCCGCCGCTGGTTTCGGGCGAGGATGGCTTATCGGCATTAAAAGTAGCCAAACGGATTGAAGAACTCTGTATGAGTTATCAAAGCAGCCTATGAGCAATATTTTAATAGTTGCCGGCGAGGCATCCGGCGACACTCTTGGCGCCGGCTTTGTGCGGGAGTTTTTGCGGCTCGAGCCGGACTGTAAATTCATCGGGCTTGGCGGCGATAAAATGGCATCGGCCGGAGTAGAACTTCTATATCATATCAGGAAATTGGCATTTTTGGGATTTTGGGAAGTTGTCAAGAATATCCGCTTTATTAAAAAAGTTGAAAAGGATATTCTTTCTCATATTGATAAGATAAAACCGCAGATGGCGGTATTAATTGACTATCCGGGATTTAATCTCAGGCTGGCTTCGAAATTAAAGCAAAGAGGTATAAAAGTATTTTACTATACCAGCCCGCAAATTTGGGCCTGGGGCGCGAAACGGATTGATAAAATTAAAAGTAATGTCGATATGATGGCCGCTATTTTTGAATTTGAGAATGAAATTTATCAAAATGCCGGCGTGCCTATAAAATGGGTAGGCCATCCGCTGCTCGATGAGATAAAAACATCGATGACAGTAGATAAATTTCATCAAAAATGCAGGCTTAACTCAAATGATGTTTCAATAGGCTTGTTCCCCGGTTCACGTCTGCAGGAAATAAACCGCATACTGCCGGAAATGCTTGCGGCAATTAAGCTGATTTCGCAAAAATATCCCAACATCAAAGGAATAATAAGTAAAGCTCCCGGAATCAGCAGTGCGGTTTATCATAATATTATCGATAACATCGCACAAAACGCCTTGCTTCTCGAAAACGACAATTATGAACTCATGGCGTATGCAAAACTTAATATGGTTTGCTCCGGCACCGCTACATTAGAATGCGCTATCATCGGCACGCCAATGCTGGTGCTGTATAAAACATCGTTTTTGACTTATCATATAGCCCGCAGGTTAATTAAAATACCCTATATTGGCATGGTCAATGTAGTTGCCAAAAAGCAAATAGTCCCCGAATTGATACAGGGGGATTGCGCAGCGGCAAAGATTGCCGATGTTGCCGGGCAGTTTCTCGATAATACAGATTATTACAATATGGTAAAGGAACAACTTTCGCACATCAAATCGAAATTGGGGGAAACCGGCGCAGCTAGAAGGGCAGCGCAGGCGGCGATTGAAGTTATGCGTGGTTAAATTACCAAACCTTGTTATCGGGGCAGTTTACAGGACTTCCCCCAAAAAATCAGGCAAAATTTGGCTAACGCGGATTATTCACAAAAATTATAGGCGAGTCATTGCGAGAAGCGGAGCGACGCGGCAATCTCACTGTTGCCGTGTTAAATACAGCGTTGAGATTGCCGTGCTCCCTTTGGTCTACGACTTAGGCGGAGCAATGACTAATTTACTCTGGCAGGAAATGCCCTGTGCTGTCGGAAGTTACTTCCGACAGCTTTGGCAGAAGATAAACTTCTGTAAGCATATATTAAAATTTAAGGGTAATGCGGGGTAATTTAATTCATATCAACGAATTAACATTTTCAAAATTTGGAAATAGCGATTTTTAAAAATCAGGGAAACTCCTTACATTTTTCGTCTTGATTAATGTCAAATTTAATATATATTGAACATTATGGTATATCAACCAGCATTTAATAAATAGAGGAGAAATAATGCCAAGAATTATAGCGCTGTTTACGTTGTTGATAATCATTTTTTGTGTTTCTCTTGCTTTCAGTCAGGGTTTTCTTCCCGAACGGTACCACACCTATCAGGAAGTGCTTGATACACTTACCGAACTGAGGGACTCATTCCCCGAAATTTTATATCTCGATACATTGGGTTATTCTACTCGCGACACTATTCCGATGTTGCGGCTAAAAATCTCCGATAATCCGCAAATCGATGAGGATGAACCGGCTGTTTTTTTCGATGGCGGGGTTCATGCCGATGAGGTATTAAGCGTTGAAGTTCCAATGAAATTTATTCAGGATATAGTTTACAAATATTCGCAAAACGATCCCGATGTTATTGAATTTGTAAACAACCTCGAGATATTTGTTGTACCCATAATAAACCCAGAGGGTCATATAGTAGTCGAGCAGGGCGATCTTGATTGGCGCAAGAATAAAAGCGATAATGATACCAATGATGTCTTTGACTATCATGATGGCGTCGACAACAACCGCAACTATGATTTTGGCTGGGATATTGACGATGCAACCAACAGCAATGTTCCTGAAAGCCTTATGTTTAAAGGGTTTTATCCATTTTCCGAATCTGAGAATCGGGCTATGCGTGATTTCGGCTGGAAATACCGTCCGGTTATTGCGCTCGATTATCATTCGCCAACCTATGGCAGACCGAATGTAGCCTATTATCCCTGGTACTGGTATTCCAATCAGGGCGGTCATGGATTCGGTCCCGATGAAGACATGATGCAGTCAATTTGTGCCGACTATACATCGCAGATTCTTGCTATCCCCGATGATTCAAATACGGTTCATTATACTGCCAGACGGGCATTAGTGCGAAAAGGGGATTTTAAGACATATTACTATGGCAATTTCGGCACGGTTGCTTTTACCGTAGAAATATCCGACACAACAATTCAGTTCCCAGAACTCGTTGACAGCATAGTTGCCGCTCATCTTCCCGGCAATTATTATCTTCTTAATAGAGCGCTTGGCGCAGGCATTACGGGCATCATCAGAGACTCGGTAACGCTTGAACCAATCGAGGCTGAAGTGCAGGTTTCACAGCATATCAACGATGATATTAACCCTCGTCTCTCGCGGCCTGATTTTGGGCGCTATCGTAGATTGCTAAATCCGGGCACATATACGTTAATTTTCTTAAAGGATGATTACAGAACAAAAACCGTTTATGGCGTTTCGGTAAATTCAAGCGGACCTACTACTAC
This region includes:
- the lpxB gene encoding lipid-A-disaccharide synthase, which produces MSNILIVAGEASGDTLGAGFVREFLRLEPDCKFIGLGGDKMASAGVELLYHIRKLAFLGFWEVVKNIRFIKKVEKDILSHIDKIKPQMAVLIDYPGFNLRLASKLKQRGIKVFYYTSPQIWAWGAKRIDKIKSNVDMMAAIFEFENEIYQNAGVPIKWVGHPLLDEIKTSMTVDKFHQKCRLNSNDVSIGLFPGSRLQEINRILPEMLAAIKLISQKYPNIKGIISKAPGISSAVYHNIIDNIAQNALLLENDNYELMAYAKLNMVCSGTATLECAIIGTPMLVLYKTSFLTYHIARRLIKIPYIGMVNVVAKKQIVPELIQGDCAAAKIADVAGQFLDNTDYYNMVKEQLSHIKSKLGETGAARRAAQAAIEVMRG
- a CDS encoding T9SS type A sorting domain-containing protein: MPRIIALFTLLIIIFCVSLAFSQGFLPERYHTYQEVLDTLTELRDSFPEILYLDTLGYSTRDTIPMLRLKISDNPQIDEDEPAVFFDGGVHADEVLSVEVPMKFIQDIVYKYSQNDPDVIEFVNNLEIFVVPIINPEGHIVVEQGDLDWRKNKSDNDTNDVFDYHDGVDNNRNYDFGWDIDDATNSNVPESLMFKGFYPFSESENRAMRDFGWKYRPVIALDYHSPTYGRPNVAYYPWYWYSNQGGHGFGPDEDMMQSICADYTSQILAIPDDSNTVHYTARRALVRKGDFKTYYYGNFGTVAFTVEISDTTIQFPELVDSIVAAHLPGNYYLLNRALGAGITGIIRDSVTLEPIEAEVQVSQHINDDINPRLSRPDFGRYRRLLNPGTYTLIFLKDDYRTKTVYGVSVNSSGPTTTDILLSPLHPCPPAPELNFPTSGDSLDADTFTFDWNEPEYASVYLFEVSTDIGFENYTILDSNIAISGYALSTPLEVGRYYWRVKAGNNNGWGPYSEIYDFVINPASGIFYENSLPSEFKLYQNHPNPFNASTRIKFAIQVESEAVLEIFDITGALAARPFKGKYAAGEYTFNWDGSDSNGNTLAAGVYFYRLKCGDKSAIKKMVLLK